From Salarias fasciatus chromosome 5, fSalaFa1.1, whole genome shotgun sequence, a single genomic window includes:
- the npffl gene encoding pro-FMRFamide-related neuropeptide FF like, which produces METAAAVTLLALVLAMAGISQALHIQGALEKTDIVPGSSEESVAERLLGPEMENRENSIDERLLASVLRALLLGSQRETRNSVLHQPQRFGRGSRGPVVSEDQILTHDWEAAPGQIWSMAVPQRFGRK; this is translated from the exons ATGGAAACAGCGGCCGCGGTTACTCTTCTGGCTCTGGTTTTGGCGATGGCTGGCATCAGCCAGGCTCTTCACATCCAGGGTGCTCTGGAGAAAACTGACATTGTGCCTGGGAGCTCGGAGGAGTCCGTGGCTGAACGCCTGCTGGGGCCG GAGatggaaaacagagaaaacagtatTGACGAACGTCTGCTGGCCTCAGTGTTGAGAGCTCTGCTGCTTGGATCCCAAAGAGAAACCAGGAACTCAGTCCTCCATCAGCCTCAGAG GTTTGGCCGCGGCTCACGGGGACCCGTCGTGTCAGAGGATCAGATACTTACCCACGACTGGGAGGCGGCCCCCGGTCAGATCTGGAGCATGGCCGTACCGCAGAGATTTGGCAGGAAGTAG